In Desulfomonile tiedjei DSM 6799, a genomic segment contains:
- a CDS encoding protoporphyrinogen/coproporphyrinogen oxidase — MEKDSSVGSSTKAAVIGAGIAGLAAARVLAQAGWQVDVFEKNDSQGGLCSTLVIDGFTFDFGPHVFNKSITDLVPFKSGDLEAATFSESFLVRNQFLRFPNDLLSPGYAIDMFAALAKNTLEPDRLSATNLEDLAKACYGEKVATEIFQPLIEKWCKAPLNMLDHRYLASRMHGKLTAESIANHLKSIFIHTWKRVKNTTGQIGESQKQAESVDPPGYSGRIGAKIIPHRLADGLPNVRFHFNQAVQSLAVDRGHVVRLQAGGMEIQPDFVINTAPLNQLAGMLKGENRIQSLAKVSYLNIIFVFARIQRPKLLNTEWTWIPEQYTPFYRMSEMKVFHANHAPEDATGLCLEITLADDDTQLKEPAEYWEKLTRDFLDRVFSLKSREIIGIDVVKKDFAYPHFTLSNTRLIGKALEQPYESGKTEHRFRTGIKNLAIAGRTGTFSYYLAPAAIVSGQKAAAEAIAFISGKT; from the coding sequence TTGGAAAAAGACAGCTCTGTGGGCAGCTCCACAAAAGCTGCCGTGATCGGAGCGGGAATTGCTGGATTGGCAGCGGCTCGAGTTCTCGCCCAAGCCGGATGGCAGGTGGATGTGTTCGAGAAGAATGATTCACAAGGCGGTCTTTGTTCCACTCTGGTTATAGACGGATTTACTTTCGATTTCGGACCCCATGTCTTTAACAAAAGTATTACGGATCTGGTACCTTTCAAGTCCGGCGACCTTGAAGCAGCTACATTTTCAGAATCTTTCCTGGTCAGGAATCAATTTCTGAGATTTCCCAATGACCTGCTTTCACCAGGTTACGCGATCGACATGTTTGCAGCGCTTGCCAAGAATACTCTTGAGCCTGACAGACTCAGCGCAACGAACCTGGAAGATCTCGCGAAAGCATGCTATGGCGAAAAAGTCGCCACCGAAATATTTCAGCCTCTCATTGAAAAGTGGTGCAAAGCGCCTTTGAACATGCTGGACCATCGTTATCTGGCTTCCAGAATGCACGGCAAGCTCACGGCAGAATCGATCGCCAATCATCTGAAAAGCATCTTTATTCATACCTGGAAACGGGTGAAGAATACCACCGGACAAATCGGAGAATCACAAAAGCAAGCGGAAAGCGTCGATCCACCCGGTTATTCCGGAAGAATCGGTGCGAAAATCATACCTCATCGGCTCGCGGACGGATTGCCCAACGTCAGGTTTCATTTCAACCAGGCCGTTCAGTCTCTGGCGGTTGACCGCGGGCATGTCGTCCGGCTCCAGGCAGGCGGTATGGAAATACAACCGGATTTTGTAATCAACACTGCTCCGTTAAACCAACTTGCCGGCATGTTGAAAGGGGAAAATCGCATACAGTCGCTTGCAAAAGTCAGTTATCTGAATATCATTTTTGTATTTGCGAGAATTCAGCGTCCGAAGTTGTTGAATACAGAGTGGACATGGATACCAGAGCAATACACTCCTTTTTACCGCATGTCGGAAATGAAAGTCTTCCATGCGAACCATGCTCCTGAAGATGCTACAGGCCTGTGTCTGGAGATCACCCTCGCGGACGATGACACACAGTTAAAAGAGCCTGCCGAATACTGGGAAAAATTGACGAGAGATTTTCTCGATCGGGTATTTTCTCTGAAGTCTCGCGAGATCATCGGAATCGATGTGGTGAAGAAGGATTTTGCTTATCCGCATTTCACGCTCTCAAATACGAGATTGATCGGCAAAGCGCTTGAGCAACCCTATGAGTCCGGCAAAACCGAGCATCGTTTTCGTACGGGTATAAAAAACCTGGCCATCGCAGGCCGGACCGGTACTTTTTCTTATTATCTGGCACCTGCGGCAATCGTTTCGGGACAGAAAGCCGCAGCCGAGGCAATAGCTTTCATTTCGGGAAAAACCTGA
- a CDS encoding patatin-like phospholipase family protein: MRVGIALGGGGVRGLAHILMLQVLDDLNIRPAVISGTSMGAIVGALYASGMSAREIREIIERRLILKNDTWRDVIEKREDLLKWVSAFKPDFSGCGLINAEGILNSLISEIKVDSFEGLAIPLLVVATDYWSAEEIVFDQGSLLPAIQASMAVPGVFPPVSAQGRILVDGGVVNLVPYDLLTSRADFIIAVNVSRVRAASTPEFPNALESVLGTFDIMQTTMLTDKLKRLKPDIYVWPHIRNVRMLDFGKIEEVFAQSVPAAEELKQGLLKGLQKADST, from the coding sequence ATGAGAGTGGGCATAGCCTTGGGTGGTGGCGGAGTGAGGGGACTGGCACACATTCTCATGCTTCAAGTCCTCGACGATCTCAACATTCGCCCTGCCGTCATATCGGGCACAAGTATGGGTGCGATTGTCGGTGCTCTGTACGCGTCTGGTATGTCCGCACGAGAGATTAGAGAAATTATCGAAAGACGTCTCATTCTCAAAAACGATACCTGGAGAGACGTCATAGAGAAAAGAGAAGATTTGCTCAAGTGGGTTTCTGCGTTTAAACCGGACTTCTCGGGTTGTGGCCTGATAAATGCCGAAGGAATCCTGAACTCGCTGATTAGCGAAATCAAGGTGGACAGCTTTGAAGGCCTCGCAATCCCGTTGCTCGTCGTTGCAACCGATTACTGGTCTGCCGAGGAAATTGTGTTCGACCAGGGCAGTCTACTTCCTGCCATACAGGCAAGTATGGCCGTCCCTGGAGTTTTCCCGCCGGTTTCCGCTCAAGGCAGAATTCTGGTGGATGGTGGTGTAGTCAACCTGGTGCCCTATGATTTGCTTACGAGCCGTGCGGACTTCATTATTGCAGTGAACGTCAGCAGAGTCCGAGCTGCAAGCACACCCGAATTTCCCAATGCGTTGGAATCCGTGCTCGGAACCTTCGACATCATGCAAACAACGATGCTTACAGACAAACTGAAAAGGCTCAAACCGGACATTTATGTGTGGCCGCACATCCGCAACGTCAGGATGCTCGATTTTGGTAAAATCGAGGAGGTCTTCGCCCAGTCTGTCCCAGCAGCCGAAGAGTTGAAGCAAGGACTCTTAAAGGGATTGCAGAAAGCGGACTCGACCTGA
- a CDS encoding molybdopterin-dependent oxidoreductase, translating into MASGNADAYLSEIKLNVNNREYSIVVKPDTPLLWVIRDNLGLTGTKYGCGIAQCGACTVHVDGKAVRSCTTPVSAVAGKKITTIEGISSDGNHPVQRAWIEAEVPQCGYCHSGQIMSAVALLVQNPTPSDADIDRAMRGNVCRCGTYQRIRVAIHGAARLIRQEGVDKAIVSEGAMVDVSPQGSSHISTKTGTQTGEFVLNPFIRIGIDEIVTIVVNHSEMGQGVYTSLPMLIAEELECDWTKIRVVAAPVDPVYNHTEYGIQATGGSTSISSEWERLRRVGASAREMLLIAAAKSWGVDKTSCRAEKGAIVHSSGKRLTFGQLAEKAAELDSPQDIQLKDFSNFTLIGTSINRLDTPEKTNGEGIFGIDVTVPDMLTAVVARFPVFGATVARFNADKAKSIPGVKEIVQIPTGVAVLAEGFWPAKVAADALEITWDEGEDANLSTQTLREQYADLARSPGLIAREEGDSEQALKTAAKVIREEYEVPYLAHAPMEPLNCVVDLRTDGCNIWTGTQFQTVDRIAAARVAGLDPEQVKIHTTLLGGGFGRRANPASDFVVEAVHVAKAVGKPVKVIWTRENDMKGGWYRPMWYDRIAGGLDANGNIVAWHHTIVGQSIAIGTPFEGGVIVDGLDTLSVEGAADLPYFVPNVLVDLHSPRIGVPVQWWRSVGHSHTAFVVESFMDELAHAAGTDPYILRRALLNDYPRHKAVLELAAEKAHWGAKLPEGHGMGIAVHKSFESFVAQVAEVSVSPEGIVRVHRVVCAVDCGRVTNPDIVKAQMEGGIAFGLTAALYGEITLKNGRVEQSNFHNYPLLKLHEMPRVEVYFISSQEPPTGVGEPGVPPIAPAVGNAIFAATGKRIRRLPIRSQDLKQT; encoded by the coding sequence ATGGCATCGGGGAATGCTGATGCGTATTTGAGTGAGATAAAGCTCAATGTCAATAATAGAGAATACTCGATTGTGGTAAAACCCGACACCCCGCTTCTGTGGGTAATCAGGGACAATCTCGGCCTGACAGGAACCAAATACGGATGCGGCATAGCCCAATGTGGCGCGTGCACGGTTCACGTGGACGGAAAAGCGGTACGATCCTGTACTACACCTGTTTCAGCCGTAGCAGGAAAGAAAATAACCACCATAGAAGGTATATCGTCGGACGGAAACCATCCTGTACAAAGGGCCTGGATCGAAGCGGAAGTTCCCCAGTGCGGGTATTGCCATTCCGGACAGATAATGAGTGCCGTAGCGCTATTGGTCCAAAATCCGACCCCTTCGGATGCAGACATTGACAGAGCAATGAGAGGAAATGTTTGCCGGTGCGGTACCTATCAGAGAATTCGCGTGGCTATTCATGGAGCCGCCCGATTGATCCGTCAAGAGGGAGTCGATAAAGCAATCGTGAGTGAAGGTGCGATGGTGGATGTTTCTCCGCAAGGCAGCAGCCATATTTCGACAAAAACTGGGACCCAGACCGGAGAATTCGTACTAAATCCGTTTATTCGTATCGGCATCGACGAAATAGTAACCATCGTGGTCAACCATTCGGAGATGGGACAAGGAGTTTACACGTCATTACCCATGCTTATTGCAGAGGAACTCGAATGCGATTGGACCAAAATACGAGTTGTAGCCGCGCCGGTCGATCCGGTATACAACCACACGGAATACGGTATTCAGGCAACCGGCGGCAGTACCAGTATCTCAAGTGAATGGGAGCGATTACGCAGAGTCGGCGCTAGCGCCCGAGAAATGCTCCTCATTGCTGCTGCGAAGTCGTGGGGCGTAGACAAGACGAGCTGCCGCGCAGAAAAAGGAGCAATAGTTCACTCATCCGGGAAGCGGCTGACGTTCGGGCAACTTGCAGAAAAAGCAGCCGAACTCGATTCACCTCAAGACATCCAGTTGAAAGATTTCTCTAATTTCACGCTTATCGGCACATCCATAAACAGATTGGATACTCCCGAGAAAACCAACGGTGAAGGTATCTTCGGCATCGATGTCACGGTGCCGGACATGCTCACTGCGGTGGTAGCTCGATTCCCCGTATTTGGAGCAACAGTAGCTCGCTTTAATGCCGATAAGGCCAAGTCCATTCCTGGGGTCAAGGAAATAGTCCAAATTCCGACCGGAGTCGCAGTGTTGGCTGAAGGTTTTTGGCCTGCGAAAGTGGCGGCAGATGCACTCGAAATTACCTGGGACGAAGGCGAAGATGCGAACCTGTCTACGCAGACCCTTCGAGAGCAATACGCTGACCTCGCCAGATCTCCGGGACTCATAGCACGGGAAGAGGGAGATAGCGAACAGGCCTTGAAAACTGCAGCCAAGGTTATCAGAGAGGAATATGAAGTCCCGTACCTTGCGCACGCCCCTATGGAACCCTTGAACTGTGTGGTAGATCTGCGAACCGATGGTTGCAATATCTGGACAGGAACTCAATTTCAAACAGTGGACCGTATTGCCGCGGCTCGTGTTGCAGGACTCGATCCAGAGCAGGTGAAGATTCATACCACCTTGTTAGGCGGCGGTTTCGGTCGCCGTGCCAATCCGGCTTCTGATTTTGTCGTGGAAGCCGTGCACGTGGCAAAAGCGGTGGGCAAGCCAGTAAAAGTAATCTGGACTCGTGAAAACGATATGAAAGGTGGCTGGTACCGTCCCATGTGGTACGATCGGATCGCCGGAGGGCTCGATGCCAATGGAAATATAGTCGCATGGCATCACACCATCGTGGGCCAGTCAATTGCGATTGGAACTCCTTTCGAAGGAGGCGTGATAGTGGACGGACTGGACACATTGTCAGTCGAAGGGGCTGCGGACTTGCCCTACTTCGTTCCGAACGTGCTGGTAGATCTCCACAGTCCCAGAATTGGCGTGCCGGTCCAATGGTGGCGATCCGTAGGACATTCCCACACTGCTTTTGTGGTGGAGAGTTTTATGGATGAGCTGGCACACGCGGCCGGTACGGATCCGTATATTTTGCGACGAGCTTTACTGAACGATTATCCCCGTCATAAGGCTGTTTTGGAATTGGCCGCAGAGAAAGCACATTGGGGAGCCAAATTGCCCGAAGGACACGGGATGGGGATAGCTGTGCACAAATCCTTCGAAAGCTTTGTCGCGCAGGTGGCAGAGGTGTCCGTATCACCGGAAGGCATAGTGCGGGTTCACAGGGTTGTCTGTGCTGTTGACTGCGGAAGGGTGACCAATCCGGATATCGTCAAAGCACAGATGGAGGGGGGAATCGCTTTTGGTCTGACCGCCGCTCTCTATGGTGAGATCACGCTTAAAAATGGGAGAGTGGAGCAGTCCAATTTTCACAATTATCCTCTGCTGAAATTGCATGAAATGCCCAGAGTGGAGGTCTATTTCATATCAAGTCAGGAGCCCCCAACCGGTGTGGGCGAACCTGGCGTACCTCCTATTGCCCCTGCAGTGGGGAATGCTATTTTTGCGGCAACAGGGAAACGCATCCGACGCCTTCCTATCCGTTCACAAGACTTGAAGCAGACTTGA